The Musa acuminata AAA Group cultivar baxijiao chromosome BXJ1-3, Cavendish_Baxijiao_AAA, whole genome shotgun sequence genome window below encodes:
- the LOC135632672 gene encoding tobamovirus multiplication protein 3-like, with protein MLQEVGYVTTVCFLCFMSRCIMVWFNAFDKAADIDVLNHPILNFIFYLLAEIIPSSLVLFILRKLPPKRKITQYHPLH; from the exons ATGTTACAAGAG GTTGGCTATGTTACCACTGTCTGTTTCTTATGTTTCATGTCACGATGTATTATG GTGTGGTTCAATGCCTTTGATAAGGCTGCAGACATTGATGTTCTAAACCATCCAATTCTGAACTTCATATTCTACTTG CTTGCTGAAATTATTCCTTCATCCCTAGTCCTTTTCATTCTAAGAAAACTGCCACCTAAGCGGAAGATTACTCAATACCACCCACTCCACTGA